One window from the genome of Pyxicephalus adspersus chromosome 6, UCB_Pads_2.0, whole genome shotgun sequence encodes:
- the ZNF512B gene encoding zinc finger protein 512B isoform X2, with protein sequence MADPLATGSRRQFPRMSKSRASTQLQFLACDSGIYYSKRTVQRKYAKSGIQELQGIPASLISEWKEMFKTSPRVKCPSSGCWLEFPSVYGLKQHYQRCQGAALLSRMVVSCPHCEAVFASKPQLQKHLNWNHPEKEDSLDSRPSPPGLPSSAKERCNGVVKRGHPTHRGPNQRTAPRREENGDMAHPKDRVKLSDACLSDEDPERMKHIRKETENTQKIYRAATFHHHNVWSERPGKSRRQIQGQTQQVCTRENRGDKEETGDFLYKTGTRHGYFFSVDDKFHRQTNKKGEVTCPNCGSVTRKTVAGLRKHMDVCEQLQEALRCQHCRKQFKSKAGLNYHTMAEHVNKSSSPDKFPMNDPRERERLRKVLKQMGKLRCPKQNCLASFSSLMGYQYHTQRCGREQGDRDKLHFSCPHCSKAYRSKAGRDYHVRSEHCTDPISPKQPKPTSKQVVEIEDLERTPSGRVRRQSAQVAVFHLQEIAEDELAKEGTRRRMKEDLVPDSKRLNYLRPGLPTFNPQLLDTWKASVKENGFICCPNNCCEAIYSSVSGLKAHLANCNKGEHSVGKYRCLLCQKEFSSESGVKYHIVKTHSQNWFRVSAISSAVKRKQDFSSRKSVMEVTDKKKKRKTEEKYLDGPSPSSTSLDTETLLSLNPNPNKATGSDKAHAHNAAPKEKIPKIGPSKRGK encoded by the exons ATGGCAGACCCTCTAGCCACAGGATCTCGGCGTCAGTTTCCCCGCATGAGCAAATCAAGAGCTTCCACCCAGCTGCAGTTTCTTGCCTGTGACTCAG GAATCTATTACAGCAAGAGAACAGTCCAGAGGAAGTATGCTAAATCTGGAATCCAAGAGCTGCAGGGGATACCA GCCTCTCTGATCAGCGAATGGAAGGAGATGTTTAAGACATCGCCCCGGGTTAAATGCCCAAGTTCTGGTTGTTGGCTGGAGTTCCCCAGTGTATATGGGCTTAAACAACATTATCAGAGATGCCAGGGG GCTGCACTCCTGTCCCGGATGGTGGTCTCTTGCCCACATTGCGAAGCTGTTTTTGCCTCGAAGCCTCAACTGCAGAAACATCTCAACTGGAACCACCCAGAGAAGGAGGACAGCCTGGACAGTAGACCCAGTCCACCTGGCCTCCCAAGCAGTGCAAAAGAGAGGTGCAATGG GGTTGTAAAAAGAGGACACCcaacacacagagggccaaacCAGAGAACAGCGCCTCGCCGAGAGGAAAATGGAGACATGGCACACCCCAAGGACAGGGTGAAACTGAGTGATGCTTGTCTGTCCGATGAGGATCCGGAGAGGATGAAGCACA TCAGGAAGGAAAcagaaaacacccaaaaaatttACAGGGCAGCAACCTTCCATCACCACAACGTTTGGTCTGAAAG GCCTGGGAAAAGCCGAAGACAAATCCAGGGTCAGACACAACAAGTATGTACGAGGGAGAATAGGGGAGACAAAGAAGAGACAGGAGACTTCCTGTATAAGACTGGAACACGTCATGGCTACTTCTTCAG TGTGGACGACAAGTTCCATCGACAGACTAACAAAAAGGGAGAGGTGACCTGTCCTAACTGTGGATCGGTTACCCGCAAGACTGTGGCAGGACTGCGAAAGCACATGGATGTTTGTGAGCAG CTCCAAGAAGCTCTGAGGTGTCAGCACTGCAGGAAACAGTTTAAATCAAAAGCCGGACTGAATTACCACACTATGGCCGAACACGTCAATAAG tCTTCCAGCCCTGACAAGTTTCCAATGAATGACCCCAGAGAAAGGGAACGTCTGCGCAAAGTTCTCAAGCAGATGGGAAAACTGCGCTGCCCCAAGCAG aactgctTGGCCTCATTTTCCAGTCTGATGGGTTATCAGTACCATACACAGCGTTGCGGACGAGAACAGGGCGACCGGGACAAACTGCACTTTTCGTGCCCCCACTGCAGCAAGGCATACCGATCCAAAGCTGGGAGAGACTACCATGTGCGCTCTGAGCACTGCACT GACCCAATTAGTCCTAAGCAACCAAAGCCGACATCAAAGCAGGTGGTAGAGATTGAAGACTTGGAACGAACCCCAAGTGGGCGAGTAAGGAGGCAGTCGGCTCAGGTCGCAGTCTTCCATCTACAAGAAATCGCAGAGGATGAGCTAGCAAAGGAAGGAACCCGCAGGAGGATGAAAGAGGACCTTGTACCAGACAGTAAGAGG CTAAACTACCTCCGTCCTGGCCTGCCAACCTTTAACCCTCAACTCTTGGACACGTGGAAAGCCAGCGTTAAAGAAAATGGCTTCATCTGCTGCCCTAATAAT TGTTGCGAAGCAATATATTCCAGTGTGTCGGGGCTGAAGGCTCACCTTGCCAACTGCAACAAG GGTGAACACTCGGTGGGTAAATACCGATGTCTGCTGTGCCAGAAGGAGTTCAGCTCTGAGAGTGGAGTAAAGTACCACATTGTAAAGACACACTCACAG AACTGGTTCCGGGTATCTGCCATCTCTTCAGCTGTTAAAAGAAAGCAGGACTTCTCTTCTAGGAAGTCAGTAATGGAAGTGACTgacaagaagaaaaagaggaagacaGAGGAGAAATATCTGGATGGTCCTTCCCCTTCTTCCACATCCCTGGACACAGAAACTCTGCTTTCACTAAATCCAAACCCTAACAAAGCAACAGGCAGTGATAAAGCGCATGCACATAATGCAGCACCCAAGGAAAAAATTCCGAAAATTGGTCCATCTAAGAGAGGGAAATAA
- the ZNF512B gene encoding zinc finger protein 512B isoform X1 — MADPLATGSRRQFPRMSKSRASTQLQFLACDSGIYYSKRTVQRKYAKSGIQELQGIPASLISEWKEMFKTSPRVKCPSSGCWLEFPSVYGLKQHYQRCQGAALLSRMVVSCPHCEAVFASKPQLQKHLNWNHPEKEDSLDSRPSPPGLPSSAKERCNGVVKRGHPTHRGPNQRTAPRREENGDMAHPKDRVKLSDACLSDEDPERMKHRRKQKTPKKFTGQQPSITTTFGLKGLGKAEDKSRVRHNKYVRGRIGETKKRQETSCIRLEHVMATSSGSVDDKFHRQTNKKGEVTCPNCGSVTRKTVAGLRKHMDVCEQLQEALRCQHCRKQFKSKAGLNYHTMAEHVNKSSSPDKFPMNDPRERERLRKVLKQMGKLRCPKQNCLASFSSLMGYQYHTQRCGREQGDRDKLHFSCPHCSKAYRSKAGRDYHVRSEHCTDPISPKQPKPTSKQVVEIEDLERTPSGRVRRQSAQVAVFHLQEIAEDELAKEGTRRRMKEDLVPDSKRLNYLRPGLPTFNPQLLDTWKASVKENGFICCPNNCCEAIYSSVSGLKAHLANCNKGEHSVGKYRCLLCQKEFSSESGVKYHIVKTHSQNWFRVSAISSAVKRKQDFSSRKSVMEVTDKKKKRKTEEKYLDGPSPSSTSLDTETLLSLNPNPNKATGSDKAHAHNAAPKEKIPKIGPSKRGK; from the exons ATGGCAGACCCTCTAGCCACAGGATCTCGGCGTCAGTTTCCCCGCATGAGCAAATCAAGAGCTTCCACCCAGCTGCAGTTTCTTGCCTGTGACTCAG GAATCTATTACAGCAAGAGAACAGTCCAGAGGAAGTATGCTAAATCTGGAATCCAAGAGCTGCAGGGGATACCA GCCTCTCTGATCAGCGAATGGAAGGAGATGTTTAAGACATCGCCCCGGGTTAAATGCCCAAGTTCTGGTTGTTGGCTGGAGTTCCCCAGTGTATATGGGCTTAAACAACATTATCAGAGATGCCAGGGG GCTGCACTCCTGTCCCGGATGGTGGTCTCTTGCCCACATTGCGAAGCTGTTTTTGCCTCGAAGCCTCAACTGCAGAAACATCTCAACTGGAACCACCCAGAGAAGGAGGACAGCCTGGACAGTAGACCCAGTCCACCTGGCCTCCCAAGCAGTGCAAAAGAGAGGTGCAATGG GGTTGTAAAAAGAGGACACCcaacacacagagggccaaacCAGAGAACAGCGCCTCGCCGAGAGGAAAATGGAGACATGGCACACCCCAAGGACAGGGTGAAACTGAGTGATGCTTGTCTGTCCGATGAGGATCCGGAGAGGATGAAGCACA GAAGGAAAcagaaaacacccaaaaaatttACAGGGCAGCAACCTTCCATCACCACAACGTTTGGTCTGAAAG GCCTGGGAAAAGCCGAAGACAAATCCAGGGTCAGACACAACAAGTATGTACGAGGGAGAATAGGGGAGACAAAGAAGAGACAGGAGACTTCCTGTATAAGACTGGAACACGTCATGGCTACTTCTTCAG GCAGTGTGGACGACAAGTTCCATCGACAGACTAACAAAAAGGGAGAGGTGACCTGTCCTAACTGTGGATCGGTTACCCGCAAGACTGTGGCAGGACTGCGAAAGCACATGGATGTTTGTGAGCAG CTCCAAGAAGCTCTGAGGTGTCAGCACTGCAGGAAACAGTTTAAATCAAAAGCCGGACTGAATTACCACACTATGGCCGAACACGTCAATAAG tCTTCCAGCCCTGACAAGTTTCCAATGAATGACCCCAGAGAAAGGGAACGTCTGCGCAAAGTTCTCAAGCAGATGGGAAAACTGCGCTGCCCCAAGCAG aactgctTGGCCTCATTTTCCAGTCTGATGGGTTATCAGTACCATACACAGCGTTGCGGACGAGAACAGGGCGACCGGGACAAACTGCACTTTTCGTGCCCCCACTGCAGCAAGGCATACCGATCCAAAGCTGGGAGAGACTACCATGTGCGCTCTGAGCACTGCACT GACCCAATTAGTCCTAAGCAACCAAAGCCGACATCAAAGCAGGTGGTAGAGATTGAAGACTTGGAACGAACCCCAAGTGGGCGAGTAAGGAGGCAGTCGGCTCAGGTCGCAGTCTTCCATCTACAAGAAATCGCAGAGGATGAGCTAGCAAAGGAAGGAACCCGCAGGAGGATGAAAGAGGACCTTGTACCAGACAGTAAGAGG CTAAACTACCTCCGTCCTGGCCTGCCAACCTTTAACCCTCAACTCTTGGACACGTGGAAAGCCAGCGTTAAAGAAAATGGCTTCATCTGCTGCCCTAATAAT TGTTGCGAAGCAATATATTCCAGTGTGTCGGGGCTGAAGGCTCACCTTGCCAACTGCAACAAG GGTGAACACTCGGTGGGTAAATACCGATGTCTGCTGTGCCAGAAGGAGTTCAGCTCTGAGAGTGGAGTAAAGTACCACATTGTAAAGACACACTCACAG AACTGGTTCCGGGTATCTGCCATCTCTTCAGCTGTTAAAAGAAAGCAGGACTTCTCTTCTAGGAAGTCAGTAATGGAAGTGACTgacaagaagaaaaagaggaagacaGAGGAGAAATATCTGGATGGTCCTTCCCCTTCTTCCACATCCCTGGACACAGAAACTCTGCTTTCACTAAATCCAAACCCTAACAAAGCAACAGGCAGTGATAAAGCGCATGCACATAATGCAGCACCCAAGGAAAAAATTCCGAAAATTGGTCCATCTAAGAGAGGGAAATAA
- the ZNF512B gene encoding zinc finger protein 512B isoform X3: MADPLATGSRRQFPRMSKSRASTQLQFLACDSGIYYSKRTVQRKYAKSGIQELQGIPASLISEWKEMFKTSPRVKCPSSGCWLEFPSVYGLKQHYQRCQGAALLSRMVVSCPHCEAVFASKPQLQKHLNWNHPEKEDSLDSRPSPPGLPSSAKERVVKRGHPTHRGPNQRTAPRREENGDMAHPKDRVKLSDACLSDEDPERMKHRRKQKTPKKFTGQQPSITTTFGLKGLGKAEDKSRVRHNKYVRGRIGETKKRQETSCIRLEHVMATSSGSVDDKFHRQTNKKGEVTCPNCGSVTRKTVAGLRKHMDVCEQLQEALRCQHCRKQFKSKAGLNYHTMAEHVNKSSSPDKFPMNDPRERERLRKVLKQMGKLRCPKQNCLASFSSLMGYQYHTQRCGREQGDRDKLHFSCPHCSKAYRSKAGRDYHVRSEHCTDPISPKQPKPTSKQVVEIEDLERTPSGRVRRQSAQVAVFHLQEIAEDELAKEGTRRRMKEDLVPDSKRLNYLRPGLPTFNPQLLDTWKASVKENGFICCPNNCCEAIYSSVSGLKAHLANCNKGEHSVGKYRCLLCQKEFSSESGVKYHIVKTHSQNWFRVSAISSAVKRKQDFSSRKSVMEVTDKKKKRKTEEKYLDGPSPSSTSLDTETLLSLNPNPNKATGSDKAHAHNAAPKEKIPKIGPSKRGK; the protein is encoded by the exons ATGGCAGACCCTCTAGCCACAGGATCTCGGCGTCAGTTTCCCCGCATGAGCAAATCAAGAGCTTCCACCCAGCTGCAGTTTCTTGCCTGTGACTCAG GAATCTATTACAGCAAGAGAACAGTCCAGAGGAAGTATGCTAAATCTGGAATCCAAGAGCTGCAGGGGATACCA GCCTCTCTGATCAGCGAATGGAAGGAGATGTTTAAGACATCGCCCCGGGTTAAATGCCCAAGTTCTGGTTGTTGGCTGGAGTTCCCCAGTGTATATGGGCTTAAACAACATTATCAGAGATGCCAGGGG GCTGCACTCCTGTCCCGGATGGTGGTCTCTTGCCCACATTGCGAAGCTGTTTTTGCCTCGAAGCCTCAACTGCAGAAACATCTCAACTGGAACCACCCAGAGAAGGAGGACAGCCTGGACAGTAGACCCAGTCCACCTGGCCTCCCAAGCAGTGCAAAAGAGAG GGTTGTAAAAAGAGGACACCcaacacacagagggccaaacCAGAGAACAGCGCCTCGCCGAGAGGAAAATGGAGACATGGCACACCCCAAGGACAGGGTGAAACTGAGTGATGCTTGTCTGTCCGATGAGGATCCGGAGAGGATGAAGCACA GAAGGAAAcagaaaacacccaaaaaatttACAGGGCAGCAACCTTCCATCACCACAACGTTTGGTCTGAAAG GCCTGGGAAAAGCCGAAGACAAATCCAGGGTCAGACACAACAAGTATGTACGAGGGAGAATAGGGGAGACAAAGAAGAGACAGGAGACTTCCTGTATAAGACTGGAACACGTCATGGCTACTTCTTCAG GCAGTGTGGACGACAAGTTCCATCGACAGACTAACAAAAAGGGAGAGGTGACCTGTCCTAACTGTGGATCGGTTACCCGCAAGACTGTGGCAGGACTGCGAAAGCACATGGATGTTTGTGAGCAG CTCCAAGAAGCTCTGAGGTGTCAGCACTGCAGGAAACAGTTTAAATCAAAAGCCGGACTGAATTACCACACTATGGCCGAACACGTCAATAAG tCTTCCAGCCCTGACAAGTTTCCAATGAATGACCCCAGAGAAAGGGAACGTCTGCGCAAAGTTCTCAAGCAGATGGGAAAACTGCGCTGCCCCAAGCAG aactgctTGGCCTCATTTTCCAGTCTGATGGGTTATCAGTACCATACACAGCGTTGCGGACGAGAACAGGGCGACCGGGACAAACTGCACTTTTCGTGCCCCCACTGCAGCAAGGCATACCGATCCAAAGCTGGGAGAGACTACCATGTGCGCTCTGAGCACTGCACT GACCCAATTAGTCCTAAGCAACCAAAGCCGACATCAAAGCAGGTGGTAGAGATTGAAGACTTGGAACGAACCCCAAGTGGGCGAGTAAGGAGGCAGTCGGCTCAGGTCGCAGTCTTCCATCTACAAGAAATCGCAGAGGATGAGCTAGCAAAGGAAGGAACCCGCAGGAGGATGAAAGAGGACCTTGTACCAGACAGTAAGAGG CTAAACTACCTCCGTCCTGGCCTGCCAACCTTTAACCCTCAACTCTTGGACACGTGGAAAGCCAGCGTTAAAGAAAATGGCTTCATCTGCTGCCCTAATAAT TGTTGCGAAGCAATATATTCCAGTGTGTCGGGGCTGAAGGCTCACCTTGCCAACTGCAACAAG GGTGAACACTCGGTGGGTAAATACCGATGTCTGCTGTGCCAGAAGGAGTTCAGCTCTGAGAGTGGAGTAAAGTACCACATTGTAAAGACACACTCACAG AACTGGTTCCGGGTATCTGCCATCTCTTCAGCTGTTAAAAGAAAGCAGGACTTCTCTTCTAGGAAGTCAGTAATGGAAGTGACTgacaagaagaaaaagaggaagacaGAGGAGAAATATCTGGATGGTCCTTCCCCTTCTTCCACATCCCTGGACACAGAAACTCTGCTTTCACTAAATCCAAACCCTAACAAAGCAACAGGCAGTGATAAAGCGCATGCACATAATGCAGCACCCAAGGAAAAAATTCCGAAAATTGGTCCATCTAAGAGAGGGAAATAA